CTTCACAGGGGTTTTCCTGCGGCTAATGGATCCACTAGTGTGCGATGATAAAACATTAGTTTTCCGCTGGACATACATGTAGATTCTTATGTAAACCACCACcataatgaagaaaacaacGAGGTTTAGGACACTCCAGAACACCAAGTAACTTCTGCTGTAAATAGGTGCCAGGGAAGAGCAGGCAGTAATGTCACAGAGGCAGTTCCAACCCAGGGAAGGAACAGCGCCCATAAAAATAGCAATGGCCCAAATCGATATAATTAAAAAGGTGACTCTCTTCTTTGTGAGATTACTGTGGATCTTCATCCGCATGATTGACATGTGCCGCTCAACAGCTATGACGAGGAGATTCACCAGGGAAGCTGTAAGGCTGGTATCCAGAAGACCCTGGCGCAGAAACCAGCGATTTACAGTTAACGTCTTAGACACTGGGCCAGTGTTGAACATCAAGAAGACATAAGCAATTCCAGCAAAAAAGTCTGCAGCTGCCAAATTGGCCAGCAGATAATAAAACGGAAAATGAAACCTCTTGTTCTTGACCACAGCTGCTATGACCAATgagtttgaaatgaaaatgaagaagcagaaaaatgtcccaaaacacagaacaacaaTAAGTGTTGGCCCTGTCCACTCATCTGCTGTGTCAGTATTTGTCCTGTTATAAAAAAAGTCCATGCGCTTATCATAGTAGCATTCGTTCATCCTGGATTACAACCCCTGCATCCTAGGAAAGgtggaaggggaaagagaaagaattaaaGTTAACTATTGGTCCTTGCTCAGATTACCATACTTAACACGTtggggtaattttttttcccttgggggcagggagggtggtggtggaggggggCATGAATTTGGAAACTTTTTGGAAGTAAAAATTCACATTGTACAATTTATTAGTGCAGAAGGAGATATTCTGTCCTCCAAAGGACTGCAATTAATGATGCTTCCATgaatgaggatttttttcaagtcttaCCCGCTTACAAACAGCCAGCAGTCCATTTGCACGAGCAGTCACATTGTGCAAGCAACAATGTGGAAGTTATGAGGTTAAAAGTGGAGGTCACAAAGAAAGCCTGAGCTACAGCCAGGCCTTTCTTACTGTGAAATCCCATGTTTGAGCCACAGCCCCatcattatttccatttctcagtGCATCCAGTCAGGACAGCAGAGCATAAATCATAACTCTTCCATTTTACTGACTAAGCAATGAAAAGCTtattactggggaaaaaaaaaaaaaaagctttttaaaaaaaattatattttaatgaatgcaATAACGTATGTATATAAAATGCTAAGGATATATATATTCTGAACACATGCCTCTTATTTACTGCTACAAGATTCAAATAAATGTGCTGAAGagtgaaaaaaacactgtacaTATTTGTCTTCACTGAAGCCACAGATTGTTTTATTGGGCTGTCAACCCAGAGTGCTGtgagcagcacacacacaccaatTATCTTCAAAACCAAAACGCAGCTCCGTACCCAACCACAGGATAAAGAATGGcccaggaagagcagcagcgCAGGGTTGTTTTCTGACatctgctcagcactgctgtggACATGGGGCTATTAGACGTGACAGAGGGGCAGTTCTGGTGACCAGAAGACAGCACACTGCAGCTTCTCCACAAGGAGGATGTCAGCAATCTCTGacagcagctgctcagggagAGCAGGCCTTGTGCAGGGTCTCACAGCCTGGTAGCAGGCGTGTGTCTGATCACCATGAGCCCTCACATTCACTGCCAGGACCTAAGTGTTTTAACCTTGACTTTGCTAACAAATACTGTATAATTTCTGCCAAACCCAGGATCCCAACCATGGCATAAGGCCCTAGGCATGGCAGACACCACACAGAGCATGAAATCCATGCCTGCCTGAGGACAGGAGGTGGCTGGGGATGCAGTGCTGTTGGAGGAACAAGGCTGACAGCTTTGGCAACTTCCTTGCAGTCTCAGGGCGCTGAGTGCCAGAGCAGCAGGCTGAGCGGGGCTGAAAGGATGGAAAGAACAGATGCAATGGGCACAGGCAGAAAATGGGCACATGCAAGAAAAGCCCTACACTTCTCACCTCTACCGCTAAGACTGATCACAGATAAAGATCAAGTACACTTAGGTAACCACAGGCTAATAATGGACTAGCAGTGGTATCTCATCTCTCTGGAGAGCAAGAAGCAAATTAAGCAACCCCCAGCAGGCTGGCTAACAATCCACATTTACGTTAAAGATTCTTTCTGAACTTCAAGATAAAAGGTTTGTCTTCTGTGATTTACGTTATGCTACTGTTGTTATTTCCCTCACACAATATTCGTATCATCTAACTTTAGATCAAATCATACTATTCTGTGATTAGTATTTGCAGCTAAGTGAAAATTTGTTGCatacttcatttttctgaacTGGCTTTTTAGCCTTTCCTGGTTTCCACCCTACATCTAGTAATCAGCATGAAGGCAGGCTACTTGATGTTgatgtcctttttttctttttttttttttttttttttaccctcaaGAACCTAGGCAACTGCTTCTTTTATACAAGAATCTCTTATTTAAAGCATCAAATTCAAGTATATAGCCAGAAGTAAGAACAGCTGTTTAAGGATAAGAAGTGGAAGGAAACAAGTAAATCATCCCTTGTACTGAAATATTACAGAGCATCCCTTtgtctaaaaataaagaagcctCAGGAACTCAGAACCACCATCAGGAGTCAACTAGAGATTGGTACCTACCTCTCCCAGCTCAAAGCAGCACAGTAAAGTTGGGCAGTCAGTAAATTCCCCATTTTCACTTAAAGTATTCAGAAGAACACGATGCAATTAAATCTGTAAGCAACCAGAAGTCCCTAAGCAGCTGTGGACAACAGCTACTCAAGCTGGGAaccctgcccagcccaggcagctctGGTCTTACCCACCGAGGCAGTAAAGGACTTGCTGAGCTTGGCAGGAAGCTTTTAAAGAACAAACCAAGTGCCTGCATATAGAAGTAGCATTTTGGGCAAGAgtagcaggagaaaaagaaaaaaaaatctgtgaaaattaCAGGGAAGGTTTTCTGAACATGTATCTTACTGTGTAATTATCTCAAGAGATGAATCTCTTGCTTGCAGTGACAAGAGAGCAAAGACATCTGCAGACacattattacattttatctGGGCAACCAGCTTAAAGAAATCAATAATATCAACTGTGAACTTATTCTGAATACTTCAGTTTACTGAAATGCCATGCTCATTTAAAATAGTACCcccaaaaagaataaaaatcaccTATCAGTAATTCTCCTCCAAAATAATCACAGTACACTGTCACTCAGCAGAGCTCAAACGGCAAATGACTTTGAAAGTGATGTCTTGTGATGCTGAGATAAAGCAGGAAGGGAGTAGGAAAGCATTTGGCTAAGGTCTGAAGGTCACAGGGTCGACTCTGGAGATGTCCGGACAGAGGCTGCATCCAAGCAGAAGCTGAACTGGAGCTAGCTTGCATCCCAGTACTGCAGAGCACAGGACTGTCTGTACCGGCCTACATAGAGCGAGCACTACTCCTCACTCCAGGGCTCATCCAGAGCATGACTATCTCACACCTTCATTTTACGTCTGTATCCTTACAGCAGAACTGGCACAGCCTCAGGGCAGCTGTATCCTCAATAGCCCTGCACCAATCCACACCAGGCACAACGAATGTGCAAGAGGAGATCCCGTATTTCCCAGCGTGGCATAGATTAACACATTGCAAGACTTCACTCTCCAGGTCTTCACTTCCACAGTCAAATTGAAGACCTTTTTCCTTACAGCAGGTTTAaaattgagaagaaaaacaaagctcagatttgtttattaattttttaaacaaatatttgaaaaaaatcaggcaTAATATAGTTTGCCAAAGTTATAAAATTAATAGAAACTGAAGTAGTAGAAAAACAGCTagaccttttatttttgaagtggcTCTCACCAGCTTGATACTTCTTGCTTTTATGGGAGAGGACAAACTACCACCACTCACCACCTCTGTGCCACTCGTGGCTTTATAGAGCTCcatattgtggtggttttactcaggtgggcagccaagctccaccacaaccgctctctccAAAAACTCAGTGACAATAACCATCTATCCTATATTCCACAGGTGGGTTACACTATTTGCTTGTTCCAAGTCAGTCGCAAGTGAAGACATCAAAACTTCGACAATGCCAGTGCCTTTTTGCCCTTGTCATAAAGGTTCTTTTCCTTGTGTCAGCCTATTTAATTAGTTCAGTTCAGCTAATTGTGACTACAAATACCAGGAGCTGATGAACTATTTCTTCCTATTCTTACTCAGAGTGCCAGAGGTAGTGAGGGAGAGAAGTTGTCTGCTTCAAAAAATCTCAGAGGATTTGGTTCAGTTAAACAGCttgcaaatgaaaaagcacATGTGCTTCTCATTCCAATGCACCTTCAGCTCTCTTGTCTTCAAGACAGCTTGCATATTTGaattgattttactttttttttttttgtgaacacaACTTGTATCATATCAAAAAATGGTTTATGtgggaagggacccttaaggactgcttagttccaacccccctgccagggacagggacaccctGAGCCAGAAAATATCCTTCACTGTTTCCAAGAATTTGCCTGAGTCTCTACTACTGTAGCATGCTAGCTACTTAAACAAAGGGTTACTAAAATAAACTATCACGTGGAAGCTTCAGACAAAAGCTTCAGCTGGTTGCCAATCAACACACTGTAAGAGTCATTATCCAATTAGAAAAGGGTTTGCCTCAAGAAAGTTACAAAAATCATgcatatttacagaaaaattagTACcggttatttaaataaatgattttgcCGATTCAAACTGTGATTAAAATCACCTTTTAAATCACTTTGACTCAAAACTAGCGCTGCCTGTAGGTCACTCCCAAGGAGATTCTCATCACTAATGCAGCCTGTTCTGAAGGGAAAACTCAGATAGCATTTCAGTGAGAGATTTTAATGAGAGGGTCATTATAACATTTAGCCTGCAAGCCACAGCGTGATTCACAGCACACACCACTGCCTCACTGCCTTTCCTGTCCATTAAAAGCCAAGCTATTTCAACGTGTTTGCCACAACCTTATTGCAAAGCTGGCATTGGTTTGGGGGATTCAGAGTGACTGCTGGCCAGATGCTGCAGGATGCACCAGGGTGGGAGCATGTGAGCTGTGGGGAGAGGACAGGAGCTGAACTTCAGCTtcaggccaggctgggtgggcaGCAAGGGCCATGCACCAGGCAGGGCAGCCTGGCCCCAACcctggccccagcagcaggcagaccTCTGCGAGGCACCTCGGGCCTGTCACGCAGCACCTCTGCAGGGTGCAGGGGTTGAACGGCCGACTTGTCACAAGCACCTCTGGCGGAGCAAGGAGGCAAGCTGCTTGAAATCCCCCactctgggtcctgcacccgGTCTGTTACTGCAGAGAAACACTCTACTGCAGATCCAGCTGAGGACAAGTTAAAACACAAGTCCCACTGGCAGCAggtggctgtgcagcagcactAGTCCAGGAGGGCCCGGACACTCACAGATGACCCCATTAGGTGCactcctgcctgccccatggGCTCGTGAGGGCACCTCCAGCCCCCTCCTCTGTTCTGGACAGCCAGTGTCCCTGCCCTCTTGCTTTCCAAGCCACTGAAGCTCCTTCTCACCTGGATCCACAGAGGCAGTGATGGCAGCAGAAGGGGGCCAGCACTTGGCAGCCAGGCTACGTGTACCAGTAGTGCCAGTTTACCCGTCCAGAAAGGGAATCGGTTCCTTGTTCCCCTCCACACCCTGAACACATGCATGGCCATGGAGGAAAACAACACAGCCAAATGATTGCGCAGTAACCCAAGAAACCCATTCAGGTTGCCTCAgcttaaagagaaagaaataccaATGCTGAAAAGGGTGTGTATCAGAGCCGAAGCCAAAAATGTTAATATGTAACTGTAAGAAGGAATTTGGTGAGGTAAGCTCTTAGGTTCACTTTGAATTGTCTTTAGTAGCTAATTAGTATTATACAAAAGTCAGTTCagagaaacagacaaaagaagTTTTTCCCTAAATCCTCATTCTTAGTCGTCAGTTTCTGCTGCATAAAGAACAATGTTATTCCCGAGTCCTCAGGCTCTAAACCAAGAACTTTATCTGGTACCATTAGAGGATGCAATGGAAACCAGCATTTATTTGGCAGGTTTAACGGAGAAAAATTATCTCAGAAGTAACTGTTTTACATTTGGTTTATTAGGGAAATTCTGTGGGCACTGCCTGTACTTGGAACTGCTGCTACATGGCCCACTTTTCCAGGCACTAAGaatgtactttttaaaagccgttctttttaattcagtgttaaaagtataataataataataaataaataaaaagattataAATAAAGGTATAAGGCTCAATGAGTAAGCTCTTGAATCCAGAGaatttattattacagaaatCCATTTCTGTCTGTGGTTggccatatttatttttcttcataacatAAGTATCCCCCATTTTAGATAATTGACTGTGAACTCAAATCAAGCATGCACAAGCAGCATTATCTTGTTATCTTGGTCTTCAGCTCTTTTTAGAATAAGAACAGAGTGCCACATCCATTTCCACTCCAAGCCAGCTTCATCCACATAACGTTAACTTGATGGAAACGCTCAGGCTTCCACCAGGGTTCTGGCCACTTCCAGTAACAGTCCATTTTAGTGACAGCATAGGTTGGAATAAAACAGGCAGGAGCCGGGAGGAGGGAAGTCAAGATGATTCTCTAAGCATGTTATATTTCTGAGAAGCATAAATCATATCTCTTTGAATTACTTCTATATTTGTCAACTCCTACGTATTGGTGGTGGAAACATCTAAGGCTGCATTACTCATCAGATAGCCCTGGTACTGTACACAGGATAGGGGGGTACAGACAAAGGGTCTTAAGGTATTAAACCTTCCAAAATTTTAGGTGCTCTgaactaaatatttaaattgtaagGTCAGGAAACAGTACCTGCTTCCACAGACCACAGTGCCTTGTACACAAAGACTGATAAGAGGCTTAAAAATCATTATGGGGGCACCCTGTGCAAGTCTGTGACAGTGCTGGTCCCCAGCAAGCCGTGGCAGCCTAGTGCGGGCAGCTTGGCTGTAAAGCACAGGGTCACCTACACCAAGTCCTGAAAAGGCTcaggctccagctcctggcatcCCTTTTAATGCACGGCTACCCCACTGCACCAGAGGTCTTTTTAAAGCTCCCATCCACTACAAGAAGTTGTTTGGGGCAGCTACTAAGTAACTCACTAGTTACCACAAGTTTAGACTTCAGACTTTGGTAATTTAAGACTTTCTGAAATTATGGTTTACTAAATCTATATATGGAGTCCAAACTAAAAACTTCACTGCAAAGCTTTCATTTAGAGCCTCCTTTAAGTGTGGTTCTGGAAGGAGCTGGCAGGTCATCCTATAATGCGGAAACAGACACagtatttaaagtatttcaaagCCATTCAAACAGCCTTTACATTGTGAAACATGCCTGGAAGAAAATACCTGTTCTGCTTATAAACTAAGTTTGTCGTTTCTCCAGAACCTTCCCATCAACTCATTGATCACCAACAGATCCATTTCTGCAGCCCAACACATCAGTCTTTCACAAAACTCGTACACTGGAAGTATAGACCCCTTCAGCACATTCACAAGCAAGTGGACTTACATTTCTAATTTTCAGCACACTGCTCATTAGGAAAAGCCGCCTGCCTGCATCTGATTTATTAACAGATTCAGAGACATGGTTTGCAAGCATTCACTTCAGTGGAAGTGGTAAGAAATAGTGGGTTCCAAGAAACACTTTGCTAGGCACATGAAAGTGGACTTAATcgcttaaaaataaataaataaataaa
The sequence above is drawn from the Anas acuta chromosome 8, bAnaAcu1.1, whole genome shotgun sequence genome and encodes:
- the LPAR3 gene encoding lysophosphatidic acid receptor 3, with product MNECYYDKRMDFFYNRTNTDTADEWTGPTLIVVLCFGTFFCFFIFISNSLVIAAVVKNKRFHFPFYYLLANLAAADFFAGIAYVFLMFNTGPVSKTLTVNRWFLRQGLLDTSLTASLVNLLVIAVERHMSIMRMKIHSNLTKKRVTFLIISIWAIAIFMGAVPSLGWNCLCDITACSSLAPIYSRSYLVFWSVLNLVVFFIMVVVYIRIYMYVQRKTNVLSSHTSGSISRRKTPVKLMKTVMTLLGAFVVCWTPGLVVLLLDGLNCTYCGVQNVKRWFLLLALMNSVMNPVIYSYKDDEMWSTMKKMLCCSSDDKSQERRSSRIPSTVLGRSTDTTGQYIEDGIIQGTICGKGDLNDKGNS